The following proteins come from a genomic window of Acinetobacter sp. SAAs474:
- the secB gene encoding protein-export chaperone SecB, with amino-acid sequence MSEEQQVQPQLALERIYTKDISFEVPGAQVFTNAWEPELNINLSSSAEKVDPTHFEVSLKVVVQANNAGETAFIVDITQAGIFLVDGVEEDRLPYILGAYCPNILFPFLREAVNDMVTKGSFPQLLLTPINFDAEFEANMQRAQVAAAEGQA; translated from the coding sequence ATGAGTGAAGAACAACAAGTTCAACCACAATTAGCCTTAGAACGTATTTACACCAAAGATATTTCTTTTGAGGTACCAGGGGCACAAGTATTTACCAATGCTTGGGAACCAGAGCTGAATATCAATCTTTCTTCTTCAGCAGAAAAAGTAGATCCGACACATTTTGAAGTTTCTTTAAAAGTCGTGGTTCAGGCGAATAATGCTGGTGAAACTGCATTTATTGTTGACATTACTCAAGCTGGAATTTTCTTGGTCGATGGCGTCGAAGAAGATCGCTTACCTTATATCTTAGGTGCGTACTGTCCAAATATTTTATTCCCGTTCTTACGTGAAGCCGTCAATGATATGGTCACTAAGGGTAGCTTCCCACAGCTATTACTTACACCAATTAACTTTGATGCAGAGTTTGAAGCCAATATGCAACGTGCACAAGTTGCTGCTGCTGAAGGTCAAGCTTAA
- the coaBC gene encoding bifunctional phosphopantothenoylcysteine decarboxylase/phosphopantothenate--cysteine ligase CoaBC gives MSFDLSVISNKNIVLAVTGGIAAYKSAILVRRLKDVGFNVRVVMTKGALAFITPLTFQALSGNSVHTELLDPEAEAGMGHIELARWADLLLVAPASCDTIAKFAAGLADDLLSTLYLATKAPVWIAPAMNQQMWAAKATQRNLATLVSDGVHVILPDAGAQACGDVGLGRMPEPENLADQVTAYFHQAQRAIAEKFGLLAGKNVVITAGPTREAIDPVRYISNHSTGKMGFALASACYAAGAKVTLIAGPVSLDTPNGVQRINVQSAVQMLEKSLYMLDQGCDVFIATAAVADYRVAQVAEHKIKKAGDELNVALVKNPDIVATIALQAKRPFMVGFAAETRHVEAYASAKLIAKKLDMIACNDVSRSDIGFASDQNAMTVFFAEHYQLEKRDLEKASKQDIAQQLVEAIHDAMHHELKGEALF, from the coding sequence GTGAGCTTTGATTTAAGTGTGATTTCAAATAAAAATATTGTCTTGGCCGTGACTGGAGGTATTGCAGCATATAAAAGTGCCATATTAGTACGCCGTTTAAAAGATGTAGGATTTAATGTTCGTGTGGTGATGACAAAAGGTGCTCTCGCCTTTATTACGCCGTTAACTTTTCAAGCACTGTCAGGTAATTCTGTACATACAGAATTATTAGATCCTGAAGCTGAAGCAGGGATGGGGCATATTGAGCTTGCTCGTTGGGCAGATCTGCTTTTAGTTGCACCTGCCAGTTGTGACACAATTGCAAAATTTGCTGCTGGTTTAGCTGATGATTTGTTATCTACCTTGTATTTAGCAACCAAGGCACCAGTATGGATCGCACCGGCAATGAATCAGCAAATGTGGGCTGCCAAAGCGACGCAACGTAATTTGGCCACATTGGTGAGTGATGGCGTGCATGTGATTTTACCTGATGCGGGTGCACAAGCATGTGGTGATGTCGGCTTGGGCCGTATGCCTGAACCAGAAAATCTAGCCGATCAAGTCACAGCATACTTTCATCAAGCACAGCGTGCCATTGCAGAAAAATTTGGTTTATTGGCTGGCAAAAATGTGGTGATTACAGCGGGTCCTACCCGTGAAGCAATCGATCCAGTACGCTATATTTCCAATCACAGTACTGGCAAAATGGGCTTTGCTTTAGCCTCTGCCTGTTATGCCGCAGGTGCGAAAGTCACCTTAATTGCAGGACCTGTCAGCTTAGATACACCAAATGGTGTACAGCGAATCAATGTTCAGTCTGCTGTACAGATGCTAGAGAAAAGTTTATACATGTTAGATCAAGGCTGTGATGTCTTTATTGCAACAGCAGCCGTAGCTGATTATCGTGTAGCGCAGGTGGCTGAGCATAAAATTAAAAAGGCAGGCGATGAACTTAATGTCGCTTTAGTCAAAAATCCAGATATTGTGGCCACGATTGCATTACAAGCAAAGCGACCATTTATGGTCGGTTTTGCGGCTGAAACGCGTCATGTTGAGGCATATGCCAGTGCTAAACTGATTGCGAAAAAATTGGATATGATTGCTTGTAATGACGTTTCTCGTTCAGATATTGGTTTTGCTTCAGATCAAAATGCGATGACAGTATTTTTTGCTGAGCACTATCAACTTGAAAAACGTGATTTAGAAAAGGCATCCAAACAAGATATTGCTCAACAATTGGTAGAAGCGATTCATGACGCGATGCATCATGAGCTAAAAGGTGAAGCATTATTTTAA
- a CDS encoding bestrophin family protein: MIIREQTSVFKLLFSWRGTILPKVLPSLGVVMLLAAIIGGLSYTDHFNFPELPLVGFTLFGIVLSIFLGFKNSACYDRWWEARKLWGLLIANARHFDRDCRILSQARRERVIQHIIVFANVLRDRLRQQTANPTELVETSGLSQQSLTLLYQQVNAPQYTLNLIQWELLQALKEGEISDIIYSQLNGHVAQLGLVQAGCDRIATTPLPFAYSVLLNRTVYFFCFMLPFSLGSTLGLATPLLVGVLAYTFLGLDALSSEIEEPFGTQSNDLPLDAMVRTIEIELLGTLGKHTPPPIQAQDNNLL, from the coding sequence ATGATTATTCGGGAACAAACCAGCGTTTTTAAACTGCTTTTTTCATGGAGAGGAACTATTTTACCTAAGGTATTACCATCCTTGGGTGTCGTCATGCTTTTAGCTGCGATTATTGGTGGCTTATCTTATACTGACCACTTTAATTTCCCCGAACTTCCCTTAGTCGGATTTACCTTATTTGGTATTGTATTGTCGATTTTTTTGGGCTTTAAAAACTCAGCATGTTATGACCGCTGGTGGGAAGCACGTAAACTATGGGGACTGCTTATTGCCAATGCACGCCATTTTGATCGAGATTGCCGCATTCTCAGTCAAGCACGGCGTGAACGCGTTATTCAGCATATTATTGTCTTTGCGAATGTATTACGTGATCGACTCAGACAACAGACAGCGAATCCAACAGAATTGGTCGAAACCAGCGGATTGAGCCAACAATCACTGACTTTGCTCTATCAACAGGTAAATGCACCGCAATACACCCTAAATCTCATTCAGTGGGAATTGTTACAAGCGCTTAAAGAGGGTGAAATTTCGGATATTATCTATAGTCAACTCAATGGTCATGTGGCTCAGTTAGGTTTGGTACAAGCCGGATGTGATCGAATTGCAACCACACCATTACCTTTTGCTTATTCTGTATTATTAAATCGCACCGTTTATTTTTTCTGCTTTATGTTGCCTTTTAGCTTGGGTTCAACACTGGGTTTGGCAACCCCGTTATTGGTTGGCGTGTTGGCCTATACCTTTTTAGGCTTGGATGCATTAAGCTCAGAAATTGAGGAGCCCTTTGGAACGCAAAGTAACGATCTGCCACTCGATGCAATGGTGCGTACTATTGAAATTGAATTATTAGGGACGCTCGGTAAACATACCCCGCCGCCTATTCAAGCTCAAGACAATAACCTGTTATAA
- a CDS encoding PHP domain-containing protein has translation MEGIDLHTHSNISDGTLSPEQLVLAAVKQHIHTLALTDHDTLDGVFLAQKIAEKHDVKLISGVEISSQWSRPSTQKVYAVHVVALNIQNFSPLQSALAQQQQIRAERAKKICDLLIPLIGENIYPDVLMLVDGIADRITRSHIAKTLLNKKYVSRIQQAFDKYLKEGKKAYVKFDGLSLEETIQIIHQSGGYAVLAHPTRYQLSATNIRYLIEIFSRYGGDAVELPPATDPASTRQMIDRMIAEYQLKVSIGSDFHGDHMPWIRLGNTPRLKEGQVGIWQNFN, from the coding sequence ATGGAAGGCATAGATTTACATACACACAGTAATATTTCTGATGGGACTTTGTCTCCAGAACAGTTAGTACTGGCTGCTGTCAAACAGCATATACATACGTTGGCATTAACCGATCATGATACACTTGATGGTGTATTTTTAGCACAAAAAATTGCAGAAAAACATGATGTTAAACTTATTTCTGGTGTTGAGATTTCCAGTCAATGGTCAAGGCCCAGTACACAGAAAGTTTATGCCGTTCATGTAGTTGCATTAAATATACAAAACTTTTCTCCTTTACAGTCAGCATTGGCGCAACAACAACAGATTCGTGCCGAGCGGGCAAAAAAAATCTGTGATCTGCTGATTCCTCTGATTGGTGAAAATATTTATCCTGATGTTTTGATGCTGGTTGATGGTATTGCTGATCGTATTACACGAAGCCATATTGCCAAAACATTGCTGAATAAAAAATATGTCAGCCGGATACAGCAAGCATTCGATAAATATCTTAAAGAAGGTAAAAAAGCATATGTTAAATTTGATGGTTTAAGCTTAGAGGAAACTATTCAGATTATTCATCAAAGTGGTGGCTATGCTGTTCTTGCTCATCCTACACGTTATCAATTATCTGCCACAAATATTCGTTATCTTATTGAAATATTTTCACGTTATGGGGGGGATGCAGTTGAATTACCGCCTGCGACAGATCCCGCTTCAACTCGACAAATGATTGATCGAATGATTGCAGAGTATCAACTCAAGGTTTCTATTGGCAGTGATTTTCACGGTGATCATATGCCTTGGATTCGTTTAGGCAATACGCCTCGTTTAAAAGAGGGGCAAGTGGGTATTTGGCAAAATTTTAATTGA
- a CDS encoding inner membrane-spanning protein YciB: MKALLDFVPLIIFFYLYKTVDPQDSHHPLLQLIGSAGGVDNNNILVATTGLIIAMLVVYGALFVFQKFRLDKQQWIVLFMTVIFGGITLMLSDDFYIKLKAALLNLVFAGAFLLSPFFSKERKPLIQRLFGPVLHLSEKGWLKLNYAWAAMFMLMSGLHVFFAFLFMNGKYWGEFTAFGDMIVMFSFIIIQFIVLRKYFKNPE; the protein is encoded by the coding sequence ATGAAAGCACTTTTAGACTTTGTGCCACTGATTATTTTCTTTTATTTATATAAAACGGTAGATCCTCAGGATAGTCATCATCCCCTATTACAATTGATTGGCTCTGCAGGTGGTGTAGATAATAATAATATTTTAGTCGCAACGACAGGTCTAATCATTGCCATGTTGGTGGTCTATGGTGCGCTATTTGTCTTTCAAAAATTCCGTCTCGATAAACAGCAATGGATTGTATTATTTATGACGGTCATTTTTGGGGGAATTACCTTAATGCTCTCAGATGATTTTTATATTAAGTTAAAAGCAGCATTACTAAACTTGGTATTTGCAGGTGCATTTTTACTTTCTCCATTCTTTAGTAAAGAACGTAAACCACTGATCCAAAGACTGTTCGGCCCTGTATTACATTTATCAGAAAAAGGCTGGTTAAAACTTAATTATGCTTGGGCTGCAATGTTTATGTTAATGTCCGGCTTACATGTTTTCTTTGCATTTTTATTTATGAATGGAAAATATTGGGGAGAATTTACTGCATTTGGTGACATGATCGTCATGTTTTCCTTTATCATTATTCAGTTTATTGTATTGCGTAAATACTTTAAAAATCCTGAATAG